The sequence GTTGGATAGGGGGTGCGGGGGAAGGTGTGGGGTCGCCTTCCCCCGCCTTTTTTCCGGTACCGCTGCGCGGCGGCGCGACACGCAGGGCCACCGCGTTCAGAAACCGCCCATCATCGCCGGCGGCAAGCTCGACCGCGCCATCCGACACACCGCGCATGACGTCGTCGAGCCAGCCTTCCTCGGCCTTGGCAAAATCCGAAAGAACGTATCCAGACACCCGGTCCTTGTGGCCGGGATGTCCGATTCCAAGCCTCACCCGCGCGTAGTCGGGACTGACATGGGCGTGGATCGAGCGCAGGCCGTTATGCCCGGCATGCCCGCCGCCGCGCTTGACCCGCACCTTGCCGGGCGCGAGGTCGAGCTCGTCATGGAAGACGGTGAGATCCTCCGCGCCCAGCTTCCAGAAGCGCAGGGCCTCGCCCACGGACTGGCCGGAATTGTTCATGAAGGTCGTGGGCTTCAGCAGCACCACCTTCGCGGTGCCCAGCCGCCCCTCGGCCACCTCGCCCTGGAACTTCGCCCGCCAGGGGGAGAAGCCGTGATCGGAGGCGATCCGATCCAGAGCCATGAAGCCGATGTTGTGCCGGTTGCGCGCGTATTTCGCGCCGGGATTGCCGAGACCGACGAAGAGTTTCATGCCGTCCCTCCCGAGTTCAGAAACGAAAACGCGCACCGCTCATGTAAGCGGTGCGCGCAAAGCGGTCCAGCGGGAAGAGGATCACTCCTCGGCGGCCGCCTCGGTCTCGGCCTCTTCGCCCTCACCGTCCTCGTCGTCCTTCTGCGAGGCCAGGCCGCTCGGCGCCTGGATGTTCGCGATGACGAAGTCGCGGTCGGTGATCATCGGGCGCGTGCCCTGTGGCAGCGTGATGTCGGAGATGTGGATCGTGTCGCCGATCTCGCGGCCGGTCAGGTCCACCACCAGCTTCTCGGGGATGGCGTTCGCCGTCACCTTGAGCTCGACCTCGGAGCGGACAACGGTCAGCACGCCGCCCTTCTTGAGGCCGGGAGCCGCCGCTTCGTTCTCGAACTCCACGGGAATGTAGAGGTTGATCCGGCTGCGGTCCGACAGGCGCAGGAAGTCGACATGCGTCGGAAGATCCTTGACCACGTCGCGCTGGACGGCACGGCAGATCACCTTGTGCTCGTCATTGCCGACCTTGACGGTCATCAGCGTGGACAGAAACTTGCCACGCTTGAGGAGCTTGAGAAGCTCGTTGAACTTCACCGAGATGGTGACCGGGTCCTGCCCGCCACCGTAGATGACACCGGGGACCATCCCCTCGCGGCGTGCAGCCCGGGCAGCCCCTTTGCCCGTACCTTCACGCGCCGCAGCGTCGAGAACCAGGTTCTCAGCCATTGGCCGTCTCCTTCAGAAATTGTGACCATGCGGCGATCCTCCAGGGGTGTAAGCGCCGCGCGAAGCCGTGCCATAGTCGATTCACCCACCAAGTTAAAGCGAAAGATTCCACCCCGTGCTGCTGCGTAGCCTCTGCCTCGCCCTTCTCCTGATCGCCGTCCCCGCCTGGGCCGTGTCCATGTCCCTGCCCGACGGCACCACCTACGAACAGACCCGAAACCCCAATGGTGTCGTCCTGCGCTCCACTCAACTGCTGGGCGGGAACCGGGATGTCATCTATCTCGGCATCTCCTGCGATGTGCTGAGCGACCGGCTGGGCGAGGGGAAATGGGCGTTCTCCCCGGATGCCGTGATCATCGATTTCATCGGGGAGAGCCTGAGCTTCCGCCCGGCGGCGGATTTCGTCGGGCGCGACATCACCGCCTGCACGTTCTAGCGGGGCGGCAGGTCCGCCTGCTGCGCCTTCGTGAGCGTGGCGCGGACGACGTCGTAGGACGTCTCGATCCGCTCCCTGAGGTCATCCTCATCCGTATCGTTGAGCGAGAAGGCCACCCAGCCGCCACGCGGCAGGTGGGGGGCCTTTTCGGCCGCGCCGATCTCGATGAGGAAGGATGCGGTCTCGGCATCCTTGCATTTGAGGGTCACGCGCTCGGTCTTGTCCGCGAAGATGGCGAAGACCTTGGCCTTGTCGCCGGGGCCGACCTTGAAGACATGCGCGCCCATCCACTGGACCACCATCCACGCGCCGGGCAGCGCGCCAGCATGATCCTCCAGCGCCTGGCTCATCCGACGAGGAAGATGTGGAGTGCCACGGGACCGTGCGCGCCGAGTTGCAGCGTCTGCCCGATATCGGCGGAGCGGGAGGGGCCGGTGACCATGTTCACCGTGCGCGGGTCGAGGCCGGAGGCGCGGAAGGCAGCCCACATATCCTCGAACCCCGCCTTCACGTCGCCGGCGTCGATGGCCACGAAATGGGTCTCACCCAGGAAGGTGAGCGTGACCGGGTTGTCGGGGCCGGAAGCGAGGACGAGCGTCCCGGTCTCGGCCATGCCGTAGCGCGCCTTGGAAAGCGTCGCGGGCTCCTCGATCCGGCCGGGGCCTTGGCTGGTCTCGACCGTGCCCCAGTCGAGGCCGTCGAAGGCGGGGTCTGCGCCCATGCGGATAGCCGCGGGCAGGTTGCGGTCGCGCAGCTCGGTAGCAAGCGCTGCGGGCAGGTCCGCGATGCTCTCGATGCGGGAGACGGTGGCATCCGCCGCCTCGGCCTGGGCGATGAAACGGTCGAGGCGCTCGGGCCCGTCGAGCGAGGCGATGGTGGGGCGCGGCGCGGGAACCGCGCCGGGGCGGATCTCCGCCCCGATGGCGGCGGGGCCGCCATCGCGCCCCTGTGCCCGGCGGATCCGGGTGAGGATACGGTCGCGGGCACTCATCGCTTCGCCTTCCACTGCGCCATGAACGTGTCGCCCGAAGGCACCGGCATGTCCCGCGTCGCGGTCCAGCCCCCGGCGAGCGGCAGGGACGACACCCGCCCCCTCCCGCGCCCCAGCAGCCGCAGCGCCGCCATGCCGAGCCGCGTGCCTGCACGATAGAGCCCCGGCCGCTTGGCGAAGAAGGCCCAGAGGCCGAGCCCGTAGCGCGCCGCGCCCGGCGTCAGCTTCTTCTCGAATTCGCGTTCGCGCCAATGCCGCATCATCTTCGGCAGCGGGATGCGCATCGGGCAGACATCCTCACACCGCCCGCAGAAGGTGGAGGCGTTGGGCAGGTGCCCGCCCTCCTCCACCCCGATCAGCGAGGGCGTGAGCACCGCACCCATCGGCCCGGGATAGACCCAGCCATAGGCGTGGCCGCCGACCGTCTGGTAGACCGGGCAGTGGTTCATGCAGGCGCCGCAGCGGATGCAGCGCAGCATCTCCTCGAACTCGGTGCCGAGCATGTTGGTCCGCCCGTTGTCGAGCAGGACGACGTGGTACTCCTCGGGTCCGTCCGGATCTTCCGCCCGGCGCGGGCCGCTGGAATAGGTCGTGTAGACGCTCATGTCCTGCCCGGTGGCGGAGCGGCCGAGGACGCGCAGGATGGTGGACGAGTCCTCCAGCGTCGGGACGATCTTCTCGATCGAGGCCATGACGATGTGGACCCGCGGCAGCGACTGGCTGAGATCGCCATTGCCCTCATTGGTGACGATGACGCTCTGCCCCGTCTCGGCGATCAGCATGTTGGCGCCAGTGATGCCAACCTCGGCCTGGAAGTACTTCTCCCGCAGGACGCCACGCGCCTCGCTCAGAAGCGTGTCGAGGCCGGAAAGGTCGCGGCTTTCGGGCAGGTGGGTGTGGGCCTTCTGAAACTCCTCGCGCACCTGCGGGACGGTGACGTGCACCGCGGGTGCAATGATGTGGGAGGGCGTCTCGCCGCGGAGCTGGATGATGTACTCGCCCAGATCCGTCTCCACCGGCTTGATCCCGTTGGCGGCGAGGTGGTCGTTGATCCCGCATTCCTCCGAGATCATCGTCTTGCCCTTGTTGACCGTCTTGGCCCCCGCCTTGCGGCAGATGTCGAGGACGATGTTCTGCGCGTCCTCCGCCGTTTCGGCCCAGTGGACGTGGCCGCCCGCTGCGGTGACCTTGCCCTCGTAGGCTTCGAGGTAGTCGGCGAGGTTGGCGAGGACGTGGTTTTTCAGGTCGCGCGCGGCATCGCGCAGGCCGTCGAATTCGTCCTCGCCCAGCTTGGCGCGGGCCGCGGCGCGCTTGCCGACGAAGCCGTTGCGGGCGCCGCGCAGGGCGGATTGCAGGTTCTCGTCGCGCAGCGCCTCGTGGGCATTCTGCTTGAACTGCGGCGTGGTGGGCTCGTGGAGGGTCATGGAGCGACGTCCTCGTGATCGACGCGCGCCGATAGGTCAGCGCCCGCGCCGCGAGGTGGGCGTGGAAGCGCCCGCCCCGGGGGGGCGGTGCGGGCGCTGGCCGGGCTGCTCGCCCGGCAGAGGGTGTTCCGAAGCGTGCTGAAATCCGAGCGGCCCCGGATCAGGTCCGGGGCGGTTTCAAAGAGTTCCAACCGTCCCGGCCGAAGCGCCGGGACCTTTCGCCACATGTCGATCATTTCGAGCCCTCCCCGATCGCCGGCGTGTCGGTCATGCCGGCGAGCACCTCGACCACGTGGCGGACCTCCAGCCCGCGGCCATCACGCTGCGCCTTGCCCGCCATGTTCATCAGGCAGCCGAGATCGCCGGCCAAGAGCATCTCGGCCCCCGTGTCGGCGGCGTTGCGGGTCTTGTCACCGACCATGCTGTCGGAAATTTCGGGATACTTCACGCAGAAGGTGCCGCCGAAGCCGCAGCAGACCTCGGCCTCCTCCATCTCGCGCAGGGTGGTCCCGGCGGAGGCCAGCAGCTTCCTCGGCTGCGCCTTCACGCCGAGCCCGCGCAGGCCGGAGCAGGAGTCGTGATAGGTGGCGAGCCGCGGAACGTCGGCCTCCACGCCCTCCACCCCCAGCACATCGACCAGGAACGACGTCACCTCGTGGGTTTTCGCCGCCAGCGCCTCGGCCCGCTTGCGCCAGGCGCCGTCGAGCATCTGCGGATAGTCCTTCACGATGGTCCCGGCGCAGGAGCCGGAGGGGGCCACGACATAGTCATAGCCCTCGAAAGCAAAAATCACCTGTTTCGCGATCTCGGCCGCCGTCGCGCGGTCGCCGGAGTTCCAGGCGGGCTGGCCGCAGCAGGTCTGCGCCTCGGGCACCTCGACGGTGCAGCCCGCGTCCTCCAGCAGTTTGACGGTGGCAAACCCCACCGTGGGGCGGAACATGTCGACGAGGCAGGTGACGAACAGGGCGACGCGGGGCATCAGGCTCTCCGAATTGGTAAGGTTCTCTTACCACATCCTGCGGTTCGCGCTAGCGACAAAACGGCCCGGAGCTGTAGCCGGAGGCGACGTCGAAGTGGAAGTGGTCGCGATGCGCGGCGTTGTACTCCGGCCCGAGCACGGTGGAGAACGGGCCGCACGCGCTCGAATGGACCTTCCGCAGGAAGCGGCTGGAGGCCCAGTCGTCCAGCACGCTGATCCGGCCGCCATCGGCGAAGCGGAAACCGGTGATGTCGACGGCGTTGCCCAGCGCGTGCTCGCTGAGCCGTCCGCCCGCGCGGCCATAGCGGTTGCGGCAGGCATAGGTCACGGCGACCTCGACTTCGGTGACGCGGCGGCCATCCTCCGCCGCGGCGCGGGCCATGCCGCTGTCCATCCAGTTCGCCATCGCACGTGCCGCCTTGCAGTCCACGGTCGCGCCGCCGCCGAGGCTGACGCCGCCGATGGACCAGAGCTCCACCGCGTTGCCGATGCCGCACTGGCCCGGCCCGTCGACGAAGCCGATGGCCTGGCCTTGGAGGCGCGGGTCGCCGCACAGGCCGCCGCCGGTGATGCGGGCGCTCTGCCGCTCGGGTTCGTCCTCGCCGCAGGCCAGCAGAACGGTGAACGCGGCGAGCGCCGCGAGGGTTGTCGTCTTCATCGCGCGAGCATCCTCAGTCCCCCAGTCACGTCGGCCCGCACGGCGAGGCGCAGGCCGGGCTCATCACCGGCCTTCAGCGCCGCGATGATCTTGGAATGTGTGTCGACGGCGCGGGTTTGCTGCTGACGCGCGTACATCGCGCGCAAGGTGGGACCGGATTGCAACCATACGGTTTCGGTGAGCGCCAGCATCGCGGGGGCCTGAGCGCGGAGGTAGAGCGTGCGGTGGAACTCCAGATTGGCGCGGACATAGCCGGTGCGCGCGCCATCGGCGACGAGGCGCGCGATCTCGGCATTCAGCGCCTCCATCCGCTCGATCAGCGCCATGTGGGCGCGCGGCAGGGCGCGGGCGGCAAGCTCCGGCTCCAGGAGGGCGCGGATCGCAGCGAGCTCCTCGATCCGCTCGGGCGTGAGCTCGGGCGTCGCGATGCGGCCGGATTTGGAGAGGGTGAGCGCCCCCTCGGCCACCAGCCGCCGCAGCGCCTCCCGCACCGGGGTCATGGACACGCCGAGATCGCCGGCGATGCCGCGCAGGGTCAGGCTCTGCCCCGGCTCCATCTCCCCTTGTAGGATGGCGGTGCGCAGGTGGCGGTAGACCCGTTCATGGGCCGGGCCCTGCCCCTCGATCCTGTCGCGCGCATTCATGGGCGCTACACTCCCCCTCCGCCACGGGACGGTCAAGCGCCGCCATCTGGACAGGCGGGGGCGATGGTGGTTTCTGGTGAGGCAGTTACGCGGGAGCGCGCCATGGACGCCCAGACCCTCATCCTCTTCGTGCTTGCCGTCGTGCCGCTGATCTGTACGCCGGGGCCGGACATCCTGTTCGCGATCAGCCAGGGGCTCGCTGCCGGGCGGCGCGGGGCGCTGCGCGCGGTGGCGGGCGTGCTGATCGGCTACTCGGCGCATGCGCTGCTGGCCGCCGTCGGGATCGCGGCGCTGGTGGCGGCCTCGCCCATGCTCTTCACCGTCGTGAAATGGCTGGGGGTCGCCTATATCTCGTGGCTCGCCTACCGGATGCTGCGCTCGGCGTGGGAGCGGCGGGGCGATCTGGAGGTGGTGGCGACGCCGCCGGTCTCTCTGTGGCGGGGGTTCTTCACGAGCTTCCTGAACCCCAAGGGCATCCTGATGTACGTCGCGGTGCTCCCGCAATTCGTGGACCCGACGCAGGCGGTGGCGCCGCAGACGCTGCTCCTGTCGGCGGTGTTCATCGGGCTCTGCGGGCTGATCTACTGCGTAGTGGGGCTGGCGGCCGCCCGCTCCGCCGGGAAGGCCCTGCGCGACGCGGTCCGGCGGCGGATCGAGGCGATCGCGGGCGGCTTGCTCGTGGGTGCGGCGGCCAAGATGGCGGGGGCGTGATGGACCACCGCAAGGATTATGCCTTCACCGCCGACGGGCTGAAGGACAACACCCATGACGAGATGTTCTATTCCGGCGCGCTGAGCTTCTGCCGCCGGAAATATGTGCGCGATTTGAGCGGGGTTGATGTGGCGGTGATGGGCGTGCCCTTCGACACCTCCGTCACCAACCGGCCGGGCAGCCGCTTCGGCCCGCGAGCGGTACGCGCGGCCTCCACCAACCTCGCCTGGGCGCGCGCCTGGCCGTCGAGCTTCGACCCGTTCGAGCGGCTGGCGGTGGGCGACTGGGGCGACATCCATATCGACCCCGGCCATCCGGAGCAGACGCCCGCGCATATCGAGGCGGCGATTGCCCATGTGCTCGGGCAAGTGGACAAGGTGCTGCTGATCGGCGGCGATCACTTCACCACTTACCCGTCGCTGAAGGCGCATGTGGCCAAGCACGGCCCGCTGGGCCTGATCCAGTTCGATGCCCATACCGACACGTGGAAGGATGACGGGACGCGGATCGACCATGGCACCATGTTCTACCACGCGGTCGAGGAGGGGCTGATCGACCCGGACCGCTCGATCCAGGTCGGCATCCGCACCACCAACGACGATCCGCTTGGGATTGAGGTGCGTAATGCGATCAAGGTACATGAGACCCCGACTGCCGAGACCGTGACCGCGGTCCGCGAGCGGGTCGGCGACGGGCCCTGCTATCTGACCTTCGACATCGACGCGCTCGATCCGTCCTGCGCGCCGGGCACCGGCACGCCCGTAGTGGGCGGGCTGACGACACATCAGGCGATGGCGATCTTGCGCGGCCTGCACGGCCTCAACATC is a genomic window of Pontivivens ytuae containing:
- the speB gene encoding agmatinase; protein product: MDHRKDYAFTADGLKDNTHDEMFYSGALSFCRRKYVRDLSGVDVAVMGVPFDTSVTNRPGSRFGPRAVRAASTNLAWARAWPSSFDPFERLAVGDWGDIHIDPGHPEQTPAHIEAAIAHVLGQVDKVLLIGGDHFTTYPSLKAHVAKHGPLGLIQFDAHTDTWKDDGTRIDHGTMFYHAVEEGLIDPDRSIQVGIRTTNDDPLGIEVRNAIKVHETPTAETVTAVRERVGDGPCYLTFDIDALDPSCAPGTGTPVVGGLTTHQAMAILRGLHGLNIVGGDVVEVSPAYDVGEITALAGATIALELLCIYASAS
- a CDS encoding MmcQ/YjbR family DNA-binding protein produces the protein MSQALEDHAGALPGAWMVVQWMGAHVFKVGPGDKAKVFAIFADKTERVTLKCKDAETASFLIEIGAAEKAPHLPRGGWVAFSLNDTDEDDLRERIETSYDVVRATLTKAQQADLPPR
- a CDS encoding extensin family protein → MKTTTLAALAAFTVLLACGEDEPERQSARITGGGLCGDPRLQGQAIGFVDGPGQCGIGNAVELWSIGGVSLGGGATVDCKAARAMANWMDSGMARAAAEDGRRVTEVEVAVTYACRNRYGRAGGRLSEHALGNAVDITGFRFADGGRISVLDDWASSRFLRKVHSSACGPFSTVLGPEYNAAHRDHFHFDVASGYSSGPFCR
- a CDS encoding GntR family transcriptional regulator, encoding MNARDRIEGQGPAHERVYRHLRTAILQGEMEPGQSLTLRGIAGDLGVSMTPVREALRRLVAEGALTLSKSGRIATPELTPERIEELAAIRALLEPELAARALPRAHMALIERMEALNAEIARLVADGARTGYVRANLEFHRTLYLRAQAPAMLALTETVWLQSGPTLRAMYARQQQTRAVDTHSKIIAALKAGDEPGLRLAVRADVTGGLRMLAR
- the pth gene encoding aminoacyl-tRNA hydrolase, whose amino-acid sequence is MKLFVGLGNPGAKYARNRHNIGFMALDRIASDHGFSPWRAKFQGEVAEGRLGTAKVVLLKPTTFMNNSGQSVGEALRFWKLGAEDLTVFHDELDLAPGKVRVKRGGGHAGHNGLRSIHAHVSPDYARVRLGIGHPGHKDRVSGYVLSDFAKAEEGWLDDVMRGVSDGAVELAAGDDGRFLNAVALRVAPPRSGTGKKAGEGDPTPSPAPPIQPDPPSGPFAKLADRFRRG
- a CDS encoding LutC/YkgG family protein, whose protein sequence is MSARDRILTRIRRAQGRDGGPAAIGAEIRPGAVPAPRPTIASLDGPERLDRFIAQAEAADATVSRIESIADLPAALATELRDRNLPAAIRMGADPAFDGLDWGTVETSQGPGRIEEPATLSKARYGMAETGTLVLASGPDNPVTLTFLGETHFVAIDAGDVKAGFEDMWAAFRASGLDPRTVNMVTGPSRSADIGQTLQLGAHGPVALHIFLVG
- a CDS encoding lactate utilization protein B, whose translation is MTLHEPTTPQFKQNAHEALRDENLQSALRGARNGFVGKRAAARAKLGEDEFDGLRDAARDLKNHVLANLADYLEAYEGKVTAAGGHVHWAETAEDAQNIVLDICRKAGAKTVNKGKTMISEECGINDHLAANGIKPVETDLGEYIIQLRGETPSHIIAPAVHVTVPQVREEFQKAHTHLPESRDLSGLDTLLSEARGVLREKYFQAEVGITGANMLIAETGQSVIVTNEGNGDLSQSLPRVHIVMASIEKIVPTLEDSSTILRVLGRSATGQDMSVYTTYSSGPRRAEDPDGPEEYHVVLLDNGRTNMLGTEFEEMLRCIRCGACMNHCPVYQTVGGHAYGWVYPGPMGAVLTPSLIGVEEGGHLPNASTFCGRCEDVCPMRIPLPKMMRHWREREFEKKLTPGAARYGLGLWAFFAKRPGLYRAGTRLGMAALRLLGRGRGRVSSLPLAGGWTATRDMPVPSGDTFMAQWKAKR
- a CDS encoding (Fe-S)-binding protein → MPRVALFVTCLVDMFRPTVGFATVKLLEDAGCTVEVPEAQTCCGQPAWNSGDRATAAEIAKQVIFAFEGYDYVVAPSGSCAGTIVKDYPQMLDGAWRKRAEALAAKTHEVTSFLVDVLGVEGVEADVPRLATYHDSCSGLRGLGVKAQPRKLLASAGTTLREMEEAEVCCGFGGTFCVKYPEISDSMVGDKTRNAADTGAEMLLAGDLGCLMNMAGKAQRDGRGLEVRHVVEVLAGMTDTPAIGEGSK
- a CDS encoding 50S ribosomal protein L25/general stress protein Ctc, producing the protein MAENLVLDAAAREGTGKGAARAARREGMVPGVIYGGGQDPVTISVKFNELLKLLKRGKFLSTLMTVKVGNDEHKVICRAVQRDVVKDLPTHVDFLRLSDRSRINLYIPVEFENEAAAPGLKKGGVLTVVRSEVELKVTANAIPEKLVVDLTGREIGDTIHISDITLPQGTRPMITDRDFVIANIQAPSGLASQKDDEDGEGEEAETEAAAEE
- a CDS encoding LysE family translocator, with the translated sequence MDAQTLILFVLAVVPLICTPGPDILFAISQGLAAGRRGALRAVAGVLIGYSAHALLAAVGIAALVAASPMLFTVVKWLGVAYISWLAYRMLRSAWERRGDLEVVATPPVSLWRGFFTSFLNPKGILMYVAVLPQFVDPTQAVAPQTLLLSAVFIGLCGLIYCVVGLAAARSAGKALRDAVRRRIEAIAGGLLVGAAAKMAGA